The Sabethes cyaneus chromosome 3, idSabCyanKW18_F2, whole genome shotgun sequence DNA window GTGGGTGAATAGTGAGGAGAACTGGGTGAGTAATTGGGACTGGTTGGAGAATAGGATGGCGTTGCTGGCGTGTAATTTGGCGATGTAGGAGAATAGCTGGGTGAAGTAGGTGAATAAGAGGGTGACGTAGGGGAATATGAAGGACTGGAAGGTGAATACGAAGGACTTGTTGGTGAATACGCTGGAGAAGTTGGCGAATAGCTGGGAGATGTTGGTGAGTACGGACTTGTAGGCGAGTATGATGGAGAAGTGGGAGAATAGGCCGGGCTGGACGGAGCGTAGGTTGCTGTCGGAGAATACAGCGGAGATGTGGGAGAATAGCTTGGAGACGTAGGGGAATAGTGTGTTGACGTTGGACTGTAGTTTGGGCTGGTTGGCGAATATCGGGGACTGGTTGGAGAATAATTCGGACTGGTCGGAGAATAGCTTGGGCTAGTCGGTGAATAACAAGGGGAAGCACCTCCTGGCGAAGCAGCTGCGTAGTTTGGACTGCTCGGAGAGTACGACGGAGACGCACTTGGTGATGATGGAAAGTATGGAGACATTGATGGTCCTGGTGAACTTGGGGATCCAGGCATTGGTGACCAAGATGGAGACATTCCTGAAGCGTCGCTCTGCGCTGATGGTGAGAAACTTGGACCACCTGGAGTCATGCCACTAGGTGGGCCTGACGGAGACCATCCGCCATACCCGGGAGTTTGTGATTGCTGCCAAGGTGTCATTACAGGACTCATGCTAGGAGTAGCTCCAGGTCCAAAGAACATTCCAGTTGCACCCATTATTGAGGTATGAGGAATCTCCATACCCAGTTTACATTTTTCAGCATCTAGTAATAGATCAAAGCATCCTGTACCCATTCGGGGTAGCTGGCCCATGATGATATTTTCCGAGACTCCTCTCATTGGATCTACTTCAGCATGCGCGGCGGCATCGTTTAAAACATCAACAGTTTCTTCGAAAGAACACCTCATAAGAGCGCCAGTATCTTGTCTGTTAATACCGTGACGTGTAATGGCCATCAAGTGACCCTTTGCTGTCATAACATCACACAACAACGCCAAATGACGATAGTTTACATAAAGACCGTAAAACTGCAGCACGTTGTTCATTTCTTTCTCTACAGACTTTCGCACAGCTTCAATACCGAGTACTTGGAAAATTTCGCAAATGTCGTTACTAGCTGTGCGTACTGGATCGACATCTCGCTCGCTCAGGACTTTCATCATCGAGGTACCGTCAGTTTCCAAAAGCCACTCTCCAATAGCTTTGAATTCTCCTTCGGGTGTTATGACGATTCTTCTCTTGGCGTCCGTTTGGGGCAAATGCATGTACACTTTTCCAATAGCTTCAATACCCTGCAGAGTCATATCCGAAAGCATGTTGGCTTCGATACATCGCAAAAACATATCATCTTCCATTTTGTCCATGTTTTCTTCCTCGTTTTCTTGGAATTTGTTATCTTCATTATTCATGATTCGAATTCGAAGCACCAACTTATCGGCATTGTCGTCATTGAAAATGCAGTTCAAATCATCTCCAAAACCAGCATTAATTTTTTCCGCAATTTGTTCCATAGTCAACTTCTTATCGGTCATCCTTTTACGATCCAATTCGATACGCAGCAACCACGGCGAAATTCTAGTGGGATCAAAATCCGGCATCTCATAGTACACATTTACAAACTCCTGATCTTCAGCAATCACTGTTCTTTGTGGATCCGGATCGTAGTAAATGGCTGTGTTGGCCGTCACCTTTCTTAACGTTGTATGTTCCAACCGACAGAGCACGTTCTTGGCCTTCTCTGCATCGCGGGCGGCTCCTCCAGTTAGAAAAACTGTTAGTGAGGGTGCTTTTGGTCTCTTGGAAATATTGATGATTTCCTTTAATCTTGGCACACCAAGTGTTACGTTCTTTGACGACACACCGGCGAAATGGAAAGTGTTCAGTGTCATTTGAGTAGCCGGTTCACCAAGCGACTGCGCAGCTAAAGCTCCTACCATTTCACCTGGATTACACTGAGCCTGCTGGAATCGAGTTTCTATTTCTCCAATCAACCATTCAAACGCTTCATTATTCAAACGGAATTCTTCGGCCACATATTTAGTACAGAGAGTCGAGCGAACCAAGCACTGGAACAAGAGTGTGGCGTTTTCGTTCGCTTGCTTGGACAGCCGATCCGTTCCAGCCACGATTACACACTTCTGCAACAACTCGCGCACGCCTTGGATTACTTTCAGCGGTGATAAATCGGTTGGTGCCCGCTTGTTGATGTGGAAAATTTTTTGCACATTCCAGATCATACGTTGTAAATTGCAGGGCAATACTACTTTCGAGTCACCGTTGGGAAAGATTTGTCGCAATGCTTCTCGATCTCTCATCAACTGTTCGTACTCGGCCTCAATTTCCTGAATAACATCGGCTGACTCAGTCAGTTCTTTGATCACATCCTCGTTGAAAATTCTCCTAAGATTTCGCTCGTTCGATGGGTCAAATCTGTATCGTTTCTCGAAAACCTTGTTCGAGAGCTTGATTGTTGGCAAATTCTGAAACTCGACCGTTTCCCCGCATAATCCGTCTTCGCCGTAACGCAGCTGGATCAATTGTCCAACCGAATTTCGCACTGTTCCATCATAATTCACCATTACCGACTCCATAGCTTTGATCAGACGACGCTGGATATAACCGGTTTCGGCAGTCTTTACAGCAGTATCGATGAGACCCTCACGACCTCCCATGGCGTGAAAGTAAAACTCAGTTGGCGTCAGACCGGCAAGATATGAATTTTCGACGAAACCTCTCGATTCGGGACCATAATCGTCCTTGATGAAGTGCGGTAGAGTGCGCTTACGGAATCCGAATGGAATGCGCTTACCTTCAACGTTTTGCTGACCCACACAGGCGATAACCTGAggaagaaaaatatttgtaacaaaaatcacaacaaaaaaaattttttttaacaaaaaaatttagcaaatttttaacaaatattcCGTCAATTAATTCTACATACCTgagaaatgttaatgtttgatccCTTTGAACCGGACACCACCATAGCCTTGAGATTGTTGTATTCAGTGAGCGATTTCTTAGCAGAGCCACCAGTTTTATCACGAGCATCGTTTAGAATGCGGTTTACTTGATTTTCGAAAGTCTGCCTCAAAGTGTTACCAGGTGTCGGTTCTAATTCCATGTTGTGCGCCTTCTGGATAACTCCTATGACATCCTCTTTGGCCTTTCGGATTGCGCGCTGAATTTCAGCATAGGTCTGAGGATCAGCAATGGTGTCTCCAATACCGATGCTGTGACCCTCCAGTAACAGCCAGTTGTTGACTACAGTTTGAATGTTACCGTAGAAGCGACCGGCAATTTCATGTCCCAGCTCGAGAAAGACAATATGCAACAGAGAACCAGCAGATGTTCCAAGAGTTTTCTTACACAGAATACCCATAATCAATTCGCCATGTTCGACCATGACCTTGGTGTCTCCGGGGGAAATCCACTTGTACGGACCGTCATCCTCTTCGTCTGGATGGGTCGAATGCGTGCGGATCATGTTCACGTTGCCGGGGATGAtaagagtgaaaatttgtttcCCAGTCCAAAGAGGCTTCGGTTTGAGAATGCACGGTTGTGGCATTTTGCCGTCCCAAGTGGGCAAGAACATAAGCAGATTCATCATCTGTTCTTTTTCTAGGAAAACATCACGTTTAGTCATTTTACGCACGGCTGTTAACGTGTCCTGCACAATACCCATGACGGGTTTATTGGCCTGTGGAGTAATAATCTGCCGAGGCGTGATGTGAATGTTTTCGATTTCTGCTCGAGTTTCCATCGATTGTGGAACGTGCAGATTCATTTCGTCTCCGTCAAAATCAGCGTTGTAAGGTGAGGTACAACTGAGGTTCATGCGGAAAGTTGACCAAGGCAATACTTTAACACGATGACCCATCATACTCATTTTATGTAGCGTAGGTTGACGGTTGAAGATTACCAAATCATCATCGCGTAAATGTCGTTCTACTTTGTAACCACATTGCAAATGCAGGTCactggatttcggatgaaatcgAAGATCAATGCGCTCTCCGTTGTCGCGCACAATGTACTTTGCACCGGGATATTGTGAATTTCCTCGCCGAACCAGTTCCTGCATGCGATCAATATTAAATGGAGTGACCAATTCCGGGAACGTCATGTTCTGCGCAACTGAACGAGGCACGCCGACTTGATCAATACGTAAATTCGGATCTGGAGTAATGACAGTACGAGCCGAAAAGTCGACACGTTTTCCCATTAAATTACCGCGAATGCGACCTTCTTTTCCCTTCAAGCGAGACTTAACGGCCTTTAGAGGTTTTCCACTCTTTTGCATAGCCTTCGGCATTCCCGGCATATCATTGTCGACCAGTGTTGCTACGTGGAACtgcaacatttttatattttcagcaATTACGTGAGCTGCTGCTCCGGTAGATTCGTTCTTCTTTAATTCATTATTGGCTTTAATGATATCTGAAAGCTTGTGTGTTAAATCATCCTGATTCTTAGTCGCACCAAACATAACTACTGCTGGTCTAACCGCCAGCGGTGGAACTGGAAGCACAGTTATAATCATCCAATCAGGACGAGCAAATTTCGGATCCATTCCCAGTACATAGCATTCCTCGTCGGTAATGTGCTTCAAAATTTCCCATACCCTTTCTGCGGTAACAGCAATTTTCTTCTCCTGGGAATCTTCATTAACGTGCTTCCACTCGGCAATTACATCCAGTCCTGTTCGGCGTAGCGACGGCTGATAGTGACCGCATCCGCCGTGACCTTGTTTTTTGTTCGGATCTGGCGGTGCTCCGTCTTTCGTTATGTCCATATCCTCTCCACCTTCGCAAATTTTTTTGCCCTTGCACAAGTCATACACGTACGCTAAGCGTTTGCGGGGTTGTCCCTTTGATTTCATGACGATTTCCTTAATTTTTGGATTGCTGGGAGCAACCAGCATTTTAGAGCAGTAAAAGCACACACATCGCAGAATTTTAATAGTTTTCGTAATAAAGCCGATGTGGAACACCGGTTTAGCTAAATCGATGTGACCGAAATGTCCCGGGCACTCAGTCATGTtgccagcacaagtttgacaCCGTGATGTACGCTCGATGACACCTGCAAGCGAAACGAAATATATACTTAATAAATTGTTGTAGGTTAACATAAAATACATACATAAAAAATTGATGTAATGtttcaattcaaaataaattttcctattttcaaaactaggggtcaatcccggcggtgtttagcattcacgcctcccacgccgaggacccgggtgcaaatcccaaccccacagaagtcacgaatgacctaagctgttaaggtgactataataaaaaaagtatAGTTTCAGAACAATCTGGCATAAGCAGTTATAACCATGATGACTCACCATGATTATAACATAGTGTTTAAATTATACAAATTTTTAatcacaaacaaacaaaataaatgtaGCAAACGTCTGTAGGTAAATTGAATCTTCGGGGagtaaaaaattcgattttttcaaattttggcgTTATTCTAAAAAAGTGTA harbors:
- the LOC128744174 gene encoding DNA-directed RNA polymerase II subunit RPB1, whose protein sequence is MNGDSKAPLRTVKKVQFGILSPDEIRRMSVTEGGIQYAETMEGGRPKLCGLMDPRQGVIERTSRCQTCAGNMTECPGHFGHIDLAKPVFHIGFITKTIKILRCVCFYCSKMLVAPSNPKIKEIVMKSKGQPRKRLAYVYDLCKGKKICEGGEDMDITKDGAPPDPNKKQGHGGCGHYQPSLRRTGLDVIAEWKHVNEDSQEKKIAVTAERVWEILKHITDEECYVLGMDPKFARPDWMIITVLPVPPLAVRPAVVMFGATKNQDDLTHKLSDIIKANNELKKNESTGAAAHVIAENIKMLQFHVATLVDNDMPGMPKAMQKSGKPLKAVKSRLKGKEGRIRGNLMGKRVDFSARTVITPDPNLRIDQVGVPRSVAQNMTFPELVTPFNIDRMQELVRRGNSQYPGAKYIVRDNGERIDLRFHPKSSDLHLQCGYKVERHLRDDDLVIFNRQPTLHKMSMMGHRVKVLPWSTFRMNLSCTSPYNADFDGDEMNLHVPQSMETRAEIENIHITPRQIITPQANKPVMGIVQDTLTAVRKMTKRDVFLEKEQMMNLLMFLPTWDGKMPQPCILKPKPLWTGKQIFTLIIPGNVNMIRTHSTHPDEEDDGPYKWISPGDTKVMVEHGELIMGILCKKTLGTSAGSLLHIVFLELGHEIAGRFYGNIQTVVNNWLLLEGHSIGIGDTIADPQTYAEIQRAIRKAKEDVIGVIQKAHNMELEPTPGNTLRQTFENQVNRILNDARDKTGGSAKKSLTEYNNLKAMVVSGSKGSNINISQVIACVGQQNVEGKRIPFGFRKRTLPHFIKDDYGPESRGFVENSYLAGLTPTEFYFHAMGGREGLIDTAVKTAETGYIQRRLIKAMESVMVNYDGTVRNSVGQLIQLRYGEDGLCGETVEFQNLPTIKLSNKVFEKRYRFDPSNERNLRRIFNEDVIKELTESADVIQEIEAEYEQLMRDREALRQIFPNGDSKVVLPCNLQRMIWNVQKIFHINKRAPTDLSPLKVIQGVRELLQKCVIVAGTDRLSKQANENATLLFQCLVRSTLCTKYVAEEFRLNNEAFEWLIGEIETRFQQAQCNPGEMVGALAAQSLGEPATQMTLNTFHFAGVSSKNVTLGVPRLKEIINISKRPKAPSLTVFLTGGAARDAEKAKNVLCRLEHTTLRKVTANTAIYYDPDPQRTVIAEDQEFVNVYYEMPDFDPTRISPWLLRIELDRKRMTDKKLTMEQIAEKINAGFGDDLNCIFNDDNADKLVLRIRIMNNEDNKFQENEEENMDKMEDDMFLRCIEANMLSDMTLQGIEAIGKVYMHLPQTDAKRRIVITPEGEFKAIGEWLLETDGTSMMKVLSERDVDPVRTASNDICEIFQVLGIEAVRKSVEKEMNNVLQFYGLYVNYRHLALLCDVMTAKGHLMAITRHGINRQDTGALMRCSFEETVDVLNDAAAHAEVDPMRGVSENIIMGQLPRMGTGCFDLLLDAEKCKLGMEIPHTSIMGATGMFFGPGATPSMSPVMTPWQQSQTPGYGGWSPSGPPSGMTPGGPSFSPSAQSDASGMSPSWSPMPGSPSSPGPSMSPYFPSSPSASPSYSPSSPNYAAASPGGASPCYSPTSPSYSPTSPNYSPTSPRYSPTSPNYSPTSTHYSPTSPSYSPTSPLYSPTATYAPSSPAYSPTSPSYSPTSPYSPTSPSYSPTSPAYSPTSPSYSPSSPSYSPTSPSYSPTSPSYSPTSPNYTPATPSYSPTSPNYSPSSPHYSPTSPSYSPSSPKYSPTSPSYSPTSPSYGGSPQYTPTSPQYSPTSPKYSPTSPSYSPSSPQHSPGSSSSNYMVSSPTYSPTTARYSPNMSSYSPGSQKYSPTSPVYTPTSPHYSPSSPAYSPTAQGYSPSSPASPTYSPTSPSYEDSPED